Proteins encoded within one genomic window of Hevea brasiliensis isolate MT/VB/25A 57/8 chromosome 8, ASM3005281v1, whole genome shotgun sequence:
- the LOC110670983 gene encoding uncharacterized protein LOC110670983 gives MQSRRHDDYVTLSPSSKLHNQRRCEVGHDSFSVSRRDFVDRSPRLQRSLSPHSKIDGSRRVLIRQGRSGSTERREYSWHLGASMAEKVLSGSPPSVQKHRKPHFDEVAARSKYEYADDFNYGDSKSNRLKHVNGYDHVASSRICKENDFSENRFPGNDGHAIMGQKLVPMEGGIIRGLHHGPPDFIPAPSYGKTGERLQLQSRQMDMNQFENEKLGYLQPISPDKIPLMGLHKGEKPMFCLRENSYTTNPAYLSKGFGTSNFKDFAGTSSGVSRGAFPSSYREGVPLSASDEYPRNIMKLTEPVDLSTNGQRSAVDLRNVETGKRILTSYPYVAPSPNRTEHDDYLYPKSQGLVNEDIAYPSDEFYKRMPPCTQLDHELARADFEYGELSRMSIMCPIEEKTDPMPDSYRKRKNNSTWDHAIRKQAAMGGLGTSRISYAPKHSGEYLGSEYSRVEFGRRVSQDSEVSHLDVTQDQQTSHLRSNYGFGRDAGPQFEKERLVDPVMSMYDLHVQKFSVKRQRMEELAIYEPSNKLLKRNYSVKEDLNSCDPRAIVSSKRYASLEYKDAYDSGEEWIEENLNSLHPSRTQRFDHNAYRKAKRTYDGQDHDGDFASEDWLSSQDSLAHSRKQSIRYYKPSVKYMKGHPKSGSLSWYNSHQTDKRSGIYRKHKTWKRNEEYDEAERANDDDPSEDWVNMADSEPCEDSVEFKQLVHQAFLDYSKKLNLSLAVRRRYKEQGKAGSLFCIVCGRSSSRDFMDTQRLVTHAFMSYKYGLRAQHLGLHKAICVLMGWNTYVSCDTRTWVPDVLSSAEAWAQKEDLVIWPPLVIIHNISMSNVNPDQQKVVPIEGVEAFLRGKGFVGGKIKVCLGKPADQSVMLIKFLGTFTGLGNAERLHEYFAEKKRGREEFERKTSNANKSSNGFEAEIQGDMLEDRLLYGYMGVVDDLDKLDFNTKKWISVKSKKDIQDLENDPVKTDDR, from the exons ATGCAATCTAGAAGGCATGATGACTACGTGACACTATCTCCATCTTCAAAGCTACATAATCAACGTAGATGTGAAGTAGGACATGACTCTTTTTCAGTATCTCGCCGAGATTTCGTGGATCGGTCTCCTCGCCTGCAGAGGAGTTTAAGTCCTCATAGTAAGATTGATGGGTCTAGAAGGGTATTAATAAGGCAAGGAAGAAGCGGTTCAACTGAAAGGAGGGAGTACAGTTGGCATCTAGGTGCTAGCATGGCTGAAAAGGTCCTCTCTGGTTCGCCCCCTTCTGTACAAAAGCACAGAAAGCCTCACTTTGATGAGGTTGCTGCACGTAGCAAATATGAATATGCTGATGATTTCAATTATGGAGACAGTAAAAGTAATAGACTAAAGCATGTTAATGGGTATGATCATGTTGCTTCTTCTAGAATTTGTAAAGAGAACGATTTTAGTGAAAACAGGTTTCCGGGTAATGATGGGCATGCGATAATGGGGCAGAAGTTGGTGCCCATGGAAGGTGGAATTATAAGAGGGTTGCATCATGGACCTCCAGATTTCATTCCTGCCCCAAGTTATGGGAAAACTGGTGAGCGTCTACAGTTGCAATCCCGGCAAATGGATATGAACCAGTTTGAGAATGAGAAACTTGGGTATCTGCAGCCTATATCCCCAGATAAGATACCACTAATGGGATTACACAAAGGGGAAAAACCTATGTTTTGCTTGAGGGAGAATTCATACACAACAAACCCAGCTTATCTCTCTAAGGGTTTTGGGACCTCTAATTTCAAAGATTTTGCTGGCACATCTTCAGGTGTCTCAAGGGGTGCGTTTCCGAGTTCTTACAGGGAAGGTGTGCCCCTGTCTGCTTCTGATGAATATCCAAGGAACATTATGAAACTCACAGAACCTGTGGATTTAAGCACAAATGGTCAAAGGTCAGCTGTAGATTTAAGAAATGTAGAAACTGGTAAGAGAATTCTGACAAGTTATCCTTATGTTGCCCCTAGCCCAAACAGAACAGAACATGATGATTACCTTTACCCTAAATCACAGGGATTAGTGAATGAAGACATTGCCTATCCATCTGATGAATTCTACAAAAGGATGCCACCATGCACTCAGTTAGATCATGAGCTAGCTCGAGCAGATTTTGAGTATGGAGAATTGTCAAGAATGAGTATTATGTGCCCTATCGAAGAAAAGACTGATCCAATGCCAGATTCATacagaaaaaggaaaaataacagTACATGGGACCATGCTATACGCAAGCAGGCAGCTATGGGGGGCCTTGGCACAAGTAGAATATCATATGCACCAAAGCATAGTGGGGAATATTTGGGTTCTGAATATTCTCGAGTTGAATTTGGAAGGAGAGTCTCACAAGATAGCGAAGTATCTCATTTGGATGTAACACAGGATCAACAAACCTCACATTTGAGATCAAATTATGGATTTGGAAGAGATGCAGGTCCTCAGTTTGAAAAAGAAAGATTAGTGGATCCTGTTATGTCCATGTATGACTTGCATGTGCAGAAATTTTCTGTCAAAAGGCAGAGAATGGAGGAGCTTGCCATATATGAACCATCTAATAAATTGCTCAAAAGAAATTACAGTGTGAAGGAAGATTTAAATAGTTGTGATCCAAGAGCCATTGTGTCAAGCAAACGGTATGCATCTCTAGAATACAAGGATGCATATGACAGTGGTGAGGAATGGATTGAGGAAAATCTAAATTCTTTACATCCATCTAGGACTCAGAGGTTTGACCACAATGCATACAGAAAGGCTAAGAGGACATATGATGGGCAAGACCATGATGGAGATTTTGCCTCTGAAGACTGGTTGTCTTCTCAAGATTCTTTGGCGCATTCACGAAAGCAATCCATTAGATATTATAAACCAAGTGTTAAATATATGAAGGGTCATCCAAAATCTGGTTCTTTAAGCTGGTATAACTCACATCAGACTGATAAAAGAAGTGGAATTTACAGAAAGCACAAAACTTGGAAAAGAAATGAAGAATATGATGAGGCTGAACGGGCAAATGATGATGATCCATCAGAAGATTGGGTGAATATGGCAGACTCTGAGCCATGTGAGGATTCTGTGGAATTTAAGCAACTGGTTCATCAAGCCTTTTTAGATTATTCTAAGAAATTGAATTTGAGCTTGGCGGTTCGAAGAAGATACAAGGAGCAAGGAAAAGCTGGTAGTTTGTTCTGCATTGTATGTGGCAGAAG CTCATCAAGGGATTTCATGGACACTCAACGCTTGGTAACACATGCTTTCATGTCTTACAAGTATGGGTTGAGAGCCCAGCACCTGGGTCTTCATAAAGCAATATGCGTTTTGATGGGGTGGAATACTTATGTGTCTTGTGATACGAGAACTTGGGTTCCAGATGTCTTGTCTAGTGCAGAAGCTTGGGCTCAGAAGGAGGATCTGGTTATCTGGCCTCCACTTGTTATCATCCACAATATCTCTATGTCAAATGTCAATCCAGATCAACAGAAGGTTGTGCCTATTGAAGGGGTAGAAGCTTTTCTTAGAG GTAAAGGTTTTGTTGGGGGAAAAATCAAGGTATGCCTAGGTAAACCTGCTGACCAAAGTGTTATGTTGATAAAGTTTTTGGGCACCTTCACTGGACTTGGAAATGCAGAGAGACTTCATGAATATTTTGCTGAGAAAAAACGCGGGAGAGAAGAATTTGAACGCAAAACATCCAATGCTAACAAAAGCAGCAATGGTTTTGAAGCAGAAATACAGGGAGACATGTTGGAGGATCGCCTACTATATGGATACATGGGGGTTGTGGATGACTTGGACAAACTTGATTTTAATACCAAGAAGTGGATCTCGGTGAAGAGCAAGAAGGATATTCAAGATCTGGAGAATGATCCTGTTAAAACTGATGATAGATAG